In Pengzhenrongella sicca, a single genomic region encodes these proteins:
- a CDS encoding ABC transporter permease, whose amino-acid sequence MTWIETLRTGLAAVRAHGLRSTLTVLGILIGIAAVILTVGLGLGTQKDVSEQISALGSNLLIVTPGSSTDSSGVRGGFGSSATLTRSDAQALASEVNAPDIAAVAAEKTSSLSVETSETNWTTTVIGTEAAWTEVRARELASGSFFTDADDEAGAAVVVLGSETATELFGATDAVGQTVTIEAITFSVVGVLTEEGASSTSDLDDMAVIPMSTMADQVVGGTAKNSVSTIYLQAASADLLSAANQEAESLLLNLHSITDADSADFSINSQDSLVSTATAVYRTLTILLTGIACLSLLVGGIGVMNIMLVSVTERTREIGLRKALGAPPWAIRRQFLVEATVLGLAGGILGAVLGIVAARLLPDLLDTSIVISQPAVVGSIAVAMAIGLTFGVYPATRAARLAPIDALRSE is encoded by the coding sequence ATGACCTGGATTGAGACCCTGCGCACCGGGCTCGCCGCAGTCCGCGCCCACGGCCTGCGCTCGACCCTGACCGTCCTCGGCATCCTCATCGGCATCGCCGCGGTGATCCTCACCGTGGGCCTCGGCCTCGGCACGCAGAAGGACGTGAGCGAGCAGATCAGCGCGCTCGGCAGCAACCTCTTGATCGTCACGCCGGGCAGCAGCACCGACAGCTCGGGCGTGCGCGGCGGCTTCGGCTCGAGCGCCACGCTCACGCGGTCCGACGCGCAGGCGCTCGCCTCCGAGGTCAACGCGCCCGACATCGCGGCGGTCGCGGCCGAGAAGACGAGCTCCCTGTCGGTCGAGACCAGCGAGACCAACTGGACCACGACCGTGATCGGCACCGAGGCCGCGTGGACCGAGGTCCGGGCCCGCGAGCTTGCGTCCGGCTCGTTCTTCACGGATGCCGACGACGAGGCCGGTGCGGCCGTGGTCGTGCTCGGTTCGGAGACCGCGACCGAGCTGTTCGGCGCGACCGACGCCGTCGGGCAGACCGTGACCATCGAGGCCATCACCTTCTCGGTGGTCGGCGTGCTGACCGAGGAGGGCGCGAGCTCCACCAGCGACCTCGACGACATGGCGGTGATCCCGATGTCCACGATGGCCGACCAGGTCGTGGGAGGGACGGCGAAGAACTCGGTGTCCACGATCTACCTCCAGGCGGCGTCGGCCGACCTGCTCTCCGCGGCGAACCAGGAGGCCGAGTCCCTGCTGCTCAACCTGCACTCGATCACCGACGCGGACAGCGCCGACTTCTCGATCAACAGCCAGGACTCGCTCGTGAGCACCGCGACGGCCGTCTACCGGACGCTGACGATCCTGCTCACCGGGATCGCGTGCCTGTCGCTGCTCGTCGGCGGCATCGGCGTCATGAACATCATGCTGGTGTCCGTCACCGAGCGGACCCGCGAGATCGGGCTCCGCAAGGCGCTCGGCGCGCCGCCGTGGGCGATCCGGCGCCAGTTCCTCGTCGAGGCGACCGTGCTCGGCCTCGCCGGCGGGATCCTCGGCGCCGTGCTCGGGATCGTCGCCGCCAGGCTGCTTCCGGACCTGCTCGACACCTCCATCGTGATCTCCCAGCCGGCGGTCGTCGGCTCGATCGCGGTCGCGATGGCGATCGGCCTCACCTTCGGTGTCTACCCGGCCACCCGAGCCGCTCGACTCGCCCCGATCGATGCGCTCCGCAGCGAGTAG
- a CDS encoding DUF7059 domain-containing protein codes for MSIAPSQSSAPHADATELEALRADLAATRYTVPAVEALLGPLAAAALHREERLPALRATQAARSGADAGVAALVRLFVLGADAPRRAVDAALPRLRTDGAARLGLVEAAGSGPDDPVRAVVDLRPYEASDAAGTVDWWLASDLGELATGRALRTDHVLGVGGASTTLAQVTVRDPRERVLDLGTGCGIQALHASRHAHAVVGTDISARALEFARFNTALAGLGPDRIALRSGSMLEPVAGERFDLVVSNPPFVITPRAAGVPAYEYRDGGRAGDAIVRELVTGVGAVLAPGGVAQLLGNWEVRAGEDWDERVGAWLDESGLDGWVIQRELQDPAEYAETWIRDGGATPDRDRPGWDALYAAWLDDFASRDVAAIGFGILTLRRPLAGPPSLRRLEEHTGTVHQPLGGHLAESLAAHDWLEATDDAALAAAHLRVAADVTEERYLTPGSPDPTVVLLRQGGGLGRAVQAGTALAGFVGACDGELAVGSLLRGLAAVLDVAADDVAADVLPAVRGLVRDGLLLRS; via the coding sequence GTGAGCATCGCCCCGTCCCAGTCCAGCGCCCCGCACGCCGACGCCACCGAGCTCGAGGCGCTGCGCGCCGATCTCGCGGCGACCCGCTACACGGTGCCCGCCGTCGAGGCGCTGCTCGGCCCCCTCGCGGCTGCCGCGCTGCACCGCGAGGAGCGGCTGCCGGCGCTGCGCGCCACGCAGGCTGCACGCTCGGGGGCGGACGCGGGCGTCGCCGCGCTCGTGCGGCTGTTCGTGCTCGGCGCCGACGCACCCCGCCGCGCCGTCGACGCCGCGCTGCCGCGCCTGCGCACCGACGGCGCCGCGCGGCTCGGCCTGGTCGAGGCCGCCGGCTCCGGACCGGACGACCCGGTGCGCGCCGTCGTCGACCTGCGACCCTACGAGGCGTCCGACGCCGCGGGCACGGTCGACTGGTGGCTCGCGTCCGACCTCGGCGAGCTGGCGACCGGCCGGGCGCTGCGGACCGACCACGTGCTCGGCGTCGGCGGGGCGTCGACGACGCTCGCTCAGGTCACCGTGCGCGACCCGCGCGAGCGCGTGCTCGACCTCGGCACGGGCTGCGGCATCCAGGCGCTGCACGCCTCGCGGCACGCCCACGCCGTCGTCGGGACGGACATCTCGGCCCGCGCGCTCGAGTTCGCGCGGTTCAACACCGCGCTGGCGGGGCTCGGGCCCGACCGGATCGCGCTGCGGTCCGGGTCGATGCTCGAGCCGGTCGCGGGCGAGCGCTTCGACCTCGTCGTGTCGAACCCGCCGTTCGTGATCACCCCGCGCGCTGCCGGCGTGCCCGCGTACGAGTACCGCGACGGCGGCCGCGCGGGCGACGCGATCGTGCGCGAGCTCGTGACCGGCGTCGGCGCCGTGCTCGCGCCGGGCGGCGTCGCGCAGCTGCTCGGCAACTGGGAGGTGCGCGCCGGCGAGGACTGGGACGAGCGGGTCGGCGCGTGGCTCGACGAGTCGGGCCTCGACGGCTGGGTGATCCAGCGCGAGCTGCAGGACCCGGCCGAGTACGCCGAGACCTGGATCCGCGACGGCGGGGCGACGCCGGACCGCGACCGGCCGGGCTGGGACGCCCTGTACGCCGCCTGGCTGGACGACTTCGCGTCGCGCGACGTCGCGGCGATCGGCTTCGGCATCCTCACCCTGCGCCGCCCGCTCGCGGGCCCGCCCAGCCTGCGCCGCCTCGAGGAGCACACCGGGACGGTGCACCAGCCCCTCGGCGGGCACCTCGCCGAGAGCCTCGCCGCGCACGACTGGCTCGAGGCCACCGACGACGCCGCGCTCGCGGCGGCGCACCTGAGGGTGGCCGCCGACGTGACGGAGGAGCGCTACCTCACCCCCGGCAGCCCGGACCCGACGGTCGTGCTGCTGCGCCAGGGCGGCGGGCTCGGGCGCGCCGTCCAGGCGGGGACCGCGCTCGCGGGCTTCGTCGGCGCGTGCGACGGCGAGCTCGCGGTCGGGTCGCTCTTGCGCGGCCTGGCGGCGGTGCTCGACGTCGCGGCCGACGACGTCGCCGCGGACGTCCTGCCCGCGGTGCGGGGCCTCGTGCGCGACGGCCTGCTGCTGCGGAGCTAG
- a CDS encoding biotin/lipoyl-binding protein, whose product MSGRKLAARRRTRRRRMYASGAAVLALCLAGGGVALAATRDTGPTYRTAAASIGSVEQTLDLTGSVASAGLYDASFDVAGTVASVAVSVGDTVAAGDVLATLDTADLQEAVDDAQESLTQASDLLASDLESQTATTSTTATTASTSTGATTTTTTSPSTATATATTSAPSSASTTSTAPAATTDPAAAAAATAALAGVTTAVAAVAAAQDALLAQYDVTAAALATSSASVTDSQEVCAAFTAARTDDATSDDATTDDPATDDPATDDPAAEADADDPAPTPAGDDETATALADCQAAITAVLANQTSVDDAQQALTTLAGTLDGAVTAAQAAVTAAQVAVAATGSSTTGTPTTGTPTTGTPTTGTPTTATPTTAMPTTGSTATGSTASATPTGTTTATAPTSDASSTASTASTASTGTAGATVVASAATILADRAAVSVAEANVAVAQSNLDRVSLTSPAAGTIGAVAIEAGDTVSASSTTAVITVIGNDGFVVTTTVPLASIDLVEVGQVAEITVASTTDVLTGSVSSIGVLNASTDSSDPTYAVVIAIDATTALLFNGASAEATVIVGQQDDTLTVPSSAVHVVGSSATVQVLAADGTTADVEVTTGAVGPELTEITSGVTEGDDIVLADLSEVLVGSDEETDASLTSLSDTDESTQLGGGFTGELPAGMVPPGS is encoded by the coding sequence ATGTCGGGACGCAAGCTCGCGGCCCGCCGCAGGACGCGGCGTCGCCGGATGTACGCGAGCGGGGCCGCCGTGCTGGCGCTCTGCCTCGCCGGCGGCGGGGTCGCGCTCGCAGCGACCCGCGACACCGGGCCGACCTATCGCACCGCCGCCGCGTCGATCGGGTCGGTCGAGCAGACGCTCGACCTCACCGGATCGGTCGCGTCCGCCGGGCTGTACGACGCCTCGTTCGACGTGGCGGGAACCGTGGCGAGCGTCGCGGTCTCGGTGGGCGACACCGTGGCGGCCGGAGACGTGCTCGCGACGCTCGACACGGCGGATCTCCAGGAGGCGGTCGACGACGCGCAGGAGTCCCTGACGCAGGCGTCCGATCTGTTGGCGTCCGACCTGGAGTCGCAGACGGCCACCACGAGCACCACGGCCACGACCGCGAGCACCAGCACGGGCGCGACCACGACCACGACCACGAGCCCGAGCACGGCCACGGCCACGGCCACGACGAGCGCGCCGTCGTCGGCCAGCACGACGAGCACGGCCCCCGCCGCCACCACCGACCCTGCCGCCGCGGCGGCCGCCACGGCTGCGCTCGCCGGGGTGACGACGGCGGTCGCCGCGGTCGCGGCTGCCCAGGACGCGCTGCTCGCTCAGTACGACGTCACGGCCGCGGCGCTCGCGACGAGCTCGGCGAGCGTCACGGACTCGCAGGAGGTCTGCGCTGCGTTCACCGCGGCGAGGACCGACGACGCGACGTCCGACGACGCGACGACGGACGACCCCGCGACCGACGACCCCGCGACCGACGACCCGGCCGCCGAGGCCGACGCGGACGATCCCGCGCCGACCCCGGCCGGCGATGACGAGACGGCGACCGCGCTCGCGGACTGCCAGGCCGCGATCACCGCCGTGCTCGCGAACCAGACGAGCGTCGACGACGCCCAGCAAGCACTCACGACGCTGGCCGGCACGCTCGACGGCGCAGTGACCGCCGCGCAGGCTGCCGTCACGGCGGCGCAGGTCGCGGTCGCGGCGACCGGTAGCTCGACGACGGGGACTCCCACGACCGGGACTCCCACGACCGGAACTCCCACGACCGGGACGCCGACCACCGCGACGCCCACCACCGCGATGCCCACCACCGGCAGCACCGCCACCGGCTCGACGGCGAGCGCGACCCCGACCGGGACCACGACGGCCACGGCGCCGACGTCGGATGCCTCGTCGACGGCGTCGACGGCGTCGACGGCGTCGACCGGGACCGCCGGGGCCACAGTCGTCGCGTCCGCGGCGACGATCCTCGCCGACCGGGCCGCGGTCAGCGTGGCCGAGGCCAACGTGGCCGTCGCCCAGAGCAACCTCGACCGCGTCAGCCTCACCAGCCCGGCCGCCGGCACGATCGGCGCCGTCGCGATCGAGGCCGGTGACACCGTCTCGGCCTCCTCGACGACGGCGGTGATTACGGTGATCGGCAACGATGGCTTCGTCGTCACCACCACGGTGCCGCTCGCGTCGATCGACCTCGTCGAGGTCGGCCAGGTCGCCGAGATCACGGTGGCGAGCACGACCGACGTCCTGACCGGCTCGGTCAGCAGCATCGGCGTGCTGAACGCGTCGACGGACTCCTCCGACCCGACGTACGCCGTCGTGATCGCGATCGACGCCACCACCGCGCTGCTGTTCAACGGGGCGTCGGCCGAGGCCACCGTCATCGTCGGCCAGCAGGACGACACGCTCACCGTGCCGAGCTCGGCCGTGCACGTGGTTGGGTCGAGCGCGACGGTTCAGGTCCTGGCGGCCGACGGGACGACCGCCGACGTCGAGGTCACGACCGGGGCCGTCGGCCCGGAGCTGACCGAGATCACCTCCGGCGTCACCGAGGGCGACGACATCGTCCTCGCCGACCTGTCCGAGGTCCTCGTGGGCTCGGACGAGGAGACGGACGCCAGCCTGACCAGCCTGTCCGACACGGACGAGAGCACCCAGCTGGGCGGCGGCTTCACCGGCGAGCTTCCCGCCGGAATGGTCCCTCCCGGCAGCTGA
- a CDS encoding response regulator transcription factor: MSTTTAARGRDHLTRADGSPIRALVVDDEPTLGELLSTVLRYEGWQVESALTGHAAIKAAKAMDPDVILLDVMLPDLGGIEVLRRIRQTNPQVPVLFLTAKDAVEDRIAGLTAGGDDYVTKPFSLEEVVARLRSLLRRTGATAEREEATLVVGDLTMDEDSHEVTRAGQEIRLTATEFELLRFFMRNPKRVLSKAQILDRVWQYDFGGQANIVELYVSYLRRKIDVGGAPMIHTLRGVGYVLKPADSPAAR; this comes from the coding sequence ATGTCCACCACCACAGCCGCCCGCGGGCGCGACCACCTGACCCGCGCGGACGGTTCGCCGATCCGGGCCCTCGTCGTCGACGACGAGCCGACGCTGGGCGAGCTGCTGTCCACCGTCTTGCGGTACGAGGGCTGGCAGGTCGAGTCGGCCCTCACCGGGCACGCCGCGATCAAGGCCGCCAAGGCGATGGACCCCGACGTCATCCTGCTCGACGTCATGCTCCCCGACCTCGGCGGGATCGAGGTGCTGCGGCGCATCCGGCAGACGAACCCGCAGGTGCCCGTCCTGTTCCTGACCGCGAAGGACGCGGTCGAGGACCGCATCGCGGGCCTGACCGCCGGCGGCGACGACTACGTCACGAAGCCGTTCAGCCTCGAGGAGGTCGTCGCCCGCCTTCGATCCCTGCTCCGGCGCACGGGTGCCACGGCCGAGCGCGAGGAGGCGACGCTCGTCGTCGGCGACCTGACGATGGATGAGGACAGCCACGAGGTGACGCGCGCGGGCCAGGAGATCCGGCTGACCGCGACGGAGTTCGAGCTGCTGCGGTTCTTCATGCGCAACCCCAAGCGCGTGCTGTCGAAGGCACAGATCCTCGACCGGGTCTGGCAGTACGACTTCGGCGGCCAGGCCAACATCGTCGAGCTGTACGTCTCCTACCTGCGGCGCAAGATCGACGTCGGCGGCGCGCCCATGATCCACACGTTGCGCGGCGTCGGCTACGTCCTCAAGCCGGCCGACAGCCCCGCCGCCCGGTGA
- a CDS encoding efflux RND transporter periplasmic adaptor subunit, whose protein sequence is MRKLLRRIRPRTRVVAGILVVLVAGGGVYWFGVRDTTAAAASTGPTTQSVAASLTTMEQSVAASGTLTPTVQEDVSFAASGTVTAVAVAVGQTVTAGQTLATIDTLTLNADLLKAKATLASAQAKLSDSEDDADGTDESDSQIESNSAAVDVAQAAVDEAEAAMADATLVAPVAGLLTAVGVEVGDAVTGSSSSSSSSSDAADSSTGSMGASTGSTTTSTSTAQFTIVGTDSWEVDVTVDDSDVALIAVADQAEITLDGAEAPIFGTVSEIGLIATASSGVATYPVVVAVTGTPEGLFDGVAVDVVIVYERRTDVLTVPSAAVRTVDGESTVTQAGADGADVTTAVTVGATVDSMTEILTGLVEGDEVLVTVVQTSQQTTGEDRMGELPEGFTPGELPEGFDPADLPAGMGPGGQNNG, encoded by the coding sequence ATGCGCAAGCTGTTGAGGCGGATCCGTCCGCGGACCCGGGTGGTCGCCGGGATCCTCGTCGTTCTGGTCGCGGGCGGCGGCGTGTACTGGTTCGGGGTCCGGGACACGACCGCCGCCGCCGCGTCGACCGGGCCGACGACCCAGTCCGTGGCCGCGAGCCTGACCACGATGGAGCAGAGCGTCGCCGCGAGCGGGACCCTGACGCCGACGGTGCAGGAGGACGTGAGCTTCGCAGCCAGCGGGACGGTCACCGCCGTCGCCGTCGCGGTCGGCCAGACAGTCACCGCCGGCCAGACCCTCGCGACGATCGACACGCTGACCCTGAACGCGGACCTACTCAAGGCCAAGGCCACGCTGGCCTCCGCGCAGGCCAAGCTGTCCGATAGCGAGGACGACGCCGACGGCACGGACGAGTCGGACTCGCAGATCGAGTCGAACTCCGCCGCCGTCGACGTCGCGCAGGCCGCGGTGGACGAGGCCGAGGCGGCGATGGCGGACGCGACGCTGGTCGCCCCGGTCGCCGGGCTGCTGACCGCGGTCGGCGTCGAGGTCGGCGACGCCGTCACGGGCTCCAGCTCGTCCAGCTCATCGAGCTCGGACGCGGCGGACTCCTCGACCGGGTCGATGGGGGCCTCCACCGGCTCGACGACCACCAGCACCTCCACGGCGCAGTTCACCATCGTCGGCACGGACTCCTGGGAGGTCGACGTCACGGTCGACGACTCCGACGTCGCGCTGATCGCGGTCGCCGACCAGGCGGAGATCACCCTGGACGGCGCGGAGGCGCCGATCTTCGGCACCGTGAGCGAGATCGGCCTCATCGCGACGGCCTCGTCGGGCGTCGCCACCTACCCCGTGGTCGTCGCGGTGACGGGGACCCCCGAGGGGCTCTTCGACGGCGTCGCGGTGGACGTCGTGATCGTCTACGAGCGGCGCACCGACGTCCTCACCGTCCCCAGCGCCGCCGTGCGCACCGTGGACGGCGAGTCGACGGTCACGCAGGCCGGCGCCGACGGCGCCGACGTCACGACCGCCGTCACCGTCGGGGCCACGGTCGACTCGATGACCGAGATCCTTACAGGCCTGGTCGAAGGCGACGAGGTGCTCGTGACCGTCGTGCAGACCTCGCAGCAGACGACCGGGGAGGACCGGATGGGCGAGCTGCCGGAGGGCTTCACCCCGGGCGAGCTGCCCGAGGGCTTCGACCCCGCCGACCTGCCCGCCGGCATGGGCCCGGGTGGGCAGAACAATGGCTGA
- a CDS encoding ABC transporter ATP-binding protein codes for MADVLTADPAGAAASLLARSGRPEPVIELADAGKTYRTGSIEFEALRGIDLEISAGEYVAIMGPSGSGKSTLMNIIGCLDVLTRGSYRLGGEDVSELDEAELAEIRNRRIGFVFQQFNLLPSLSALRNVELPLVYGRVQRHDRKTRATAALERVGLGDRLQNRPGELSGGQQQRVAVARALVGEPALLLADEPTGNLDSTSTLDVLALFDQLHAQGRTIVLITHELEVAERAARIVWVRDGVVHTDEVTR; via the coding sequence ATGGCTGACGTCCTGACGGCCGACCCGGCCGGCGCCGCGGCGTCGCTCCTGGCCCGCAGCGGACGCCCGGAGCCCGTCATCGAGCTTGCGGACGCGGGCAAGACCTACCGCACCGGCTCGATCGAGTTCGAGGCGCTGCGCGGCATCGACCTCGAGATCTCCGCGGGCGAGTACGTGGCGATCATGGGTCCGTCCGGCTCGGGGAAGTCGACGCTGATGAACATCATCGGCTGCCTCGACGTCCTGACGCGGGGGAGCTACCGCCTCGGCGGCGAGGACGTCAGCGAGCTCGACGAGGCCGAGCTGGCGGAGATCCGCAACCGCCGGATCGGGTTCGTCTTCCAGCAGTTCAACCTGCTGCCGTCGCTGTCGGCCCTGCGCAACGTCGAGCTCCCGCTCGTGTACGGGCGCGTACAGCGACACGACCGCAAGACGCGGGCGACCGCGGCGCTCGAGCGCGTCGGGCTCGGGGACCGGCTGCAGAACAGGCCCGGGGAGCTCTCGGGCGGGCAGCAGCAGCGCGTCGCGGTGGCGCGGGCGCTCGTCGGGGAACCGGCGCTGCTCCTGGCCGACGAGCCGACCGGAAACCTCGACTCCACCTCGACGCTCGACGTGCTCGCGCTGTTCGACCAGCTCCACGCGCAGGGCCGCACGATCGTCCTGATCACCCACGAGCTGGAGGTCGCCGAGCGGGCGGCCCGCATCGTGTGGGTGCGCGACGGCGTCGTCCACACCGACGAGGTGACGCGATGA
- a CDS encoding sensor histidine kinase yields MSAARRPPGVPRARWTLRRRLVLVLVALLAAMAATTGVVSTLALRGSLVGQLDSQLIAASDRSLRAPDRSTEGSTPPAASQLPADALPPGLNVPGQGAGTINLFVHDGTARSGYIDSAGDFQTLTTAQVTALEAIRADGRPHSVELGTLGAYRVVASTTSDGDLVVTGLSTEQATKTVREYMAVEAAVAAAGILLALVVGRMLVRRELRPLDRVAATATRVSELPLDRGEVALPERVDPVDTDAGTEVGQVGAALNRLLGRVEHALAARQESETQVRQFVADASHELRTPLASIRGYAELVRHLPGDLPPDAVRAMGRVESEALRMTALVEDMLLLARLDAGRPLGTDEVDLAALAVDAVADAHAAGPDHVWLLDLPGSGGATDSDDPDDLDDDDEQAACRPSAVVVGDDHRLQQVLVNLLSNARVHTPAGTTVRTTVRADGATVTVRIADDGPGIPAALRGRLFQRFTRGNAARSPGAGSTGLGLAIVHAVVTAHGGTIEVDPDAVGTALTVTLPAAP; encoded by the coding sequence GTGAGCGCGGCCCGGCGCCCGCCCGGGGTCCCGCGGGCCCGCTGGACGCTGCGGCGTCGACTCGTGCTCGTGCTGGTCGCCCTGCTCGCAGCGATGGCCGCCACGACCGGGGTCGTCTCGACGCTCGCCCTGCGCGGATCTCTCGTCGGGCAGCTCGACTCCCAGCTCATCGCGGCGAGCGACCGATCCCTGCGGGCGCCCGACCGGTCCACCGAGGGGTCGACGCCGCCCGCGGCGTCGCAGCTCCCGGCCGACGCGCTTCCGCCCGGCCTCAACGTGCCCGGGCAAGGCGCGGGCACGATCAACCTCTTCGTGCACGACGGCACGGCGCGGTCGGGCTACATCGACTCCGCCGGCGACTTCCAGACGCTCACGACGGCGCAGGTCACGGCGCTCGAGGCGATCCGAGCTGACGGTCGCCCGCACTCGGTCGAACTCGGCACGCTCGGCGCGTACCGGGTCGTCGCGTCCACGACCAGCGACGGCGATCTCGTCGTGACCGGACTGTCCACCGAGCAGGCGACCAAGACGGTGCGGGAGTACATGGCCGTCGAGGCGGCCGTCGCCGCGGCCGGCATCCTGCTCGCGCTCGTCGTGGGCAGGATGCTCGTGCGCCGCGAGCTGCGGCCGCTCGACCGCGTCGCGGCGACCGCGACCCGCGTGTCCGAGCTGCCGCTGGACCGGGGCGAGGTCGCGCTGCCCGAGCGCGTCGATCCCGTCGACACCGACGCGGGCACCGAGGTCGGCCAGGTCGGCGCGGCGCTGAACCGGCTGCTCGGCCGCGTCGAGCACGCCCTCGCGGCCCGCCAGGAGAGCGAGACCCAGGTGCGGCAGTTCGTGGCCGACGCGAGCCACGAGCTGCGCACGCCGCTGGCCTCCATCCGCGGCTACGCCGAACTCGTCCGGCACCTGCCCGGCGACCTGCCCCCGGACGCGGTGCGCGCCATGGGCCGGGTCGAGTCCGAGGCGCTGCGCATGACGGCGCTCGTGGAGGACATGCTGCTGCTCGCGCGCCTCGACGCGGGTCGCCCGCTCGGCACGGACGAGGTCGACCTCGCCGCGCTCGCCGTCGACGCCGTCGCGGACGCGCACGCGGCCGGCCCCGACCACGTCTGGCTGCTCGACCTCCCCGGAAGCGGCGGCGCGACCGACTCCGACGACCCGGACGATCTCGACGACGATGACGAGCAGGCCGCTTGCCGGCCGAGCGCCGTCGTCGTCGGCGACGACCATCGCCTGCAGCAGGTGCTGGTCAACCTGCTCTCGAACGCGCGGGTGCACACGCCGGCGGGCACCACGGTGCGCACCACGGTGCGCGCGGACGGCGCCACCGTGACCGTGCGGATCGCCGACGACGGCCCCGGGATCCCCGCGGCACTGCGCGGGCGCCTGTTCCAGCGGTTCACGCGCGGCAACGCCGCACGGTCCCCCGGCGCGGGCTCCACGGGCCTGGGACTGGCGATCGTGCACGCGGTGGTCACCGCCCACGGCGGGACCATCGAGGTCGACCCCGACGCCGTCGGCACCGCGCTGACCGTCACCCTCCCGGCCGCGCCCTGA
- a CDS encoding DUF5666 domain-containing protein — protein sequence MSRLSPTRTRSRLVLSASAVVLLLALTGCSGDSSASTSDATPSEAASADDGAQAGGREAGGEMPGGGGVTGTIAAITGAVLQVQGSDSQTAVTYSADTAITQTLAAALAQVSVGSCVVAISASADDAADDAAVAAAATSIAISAPVDGECAAGAGFGGGMASGEMPSGEMPTDMPTDMPADMPTDMPTDMPSGMGGFGQFTTGLVTAVDASTITVQVTAQDDTTSSATVTVDAATAYTTTAAADASAIAVGLCAVAQGESDDSGQLTATSLVLSTAGDDGCSTGFGGMGGARSGSAPSND from the coding sequence ATGTCACGCCTTTCCCCCACCCGCACCCGCTCGCGGCTCGTCCTCTCGGCCTCGGCCGTCGTGCTCCTGCTCGCGCTGACCGGCTGCTCGGGCGACTCGTCCGCCAGCACGTCCGACGCCACCCCGAGCGAGGCCGCGTCCGCGGACGACGGCGCGCAGGCCGGCGGTCGTGAAGCCGGCGGCGAGATGCCGGGCGGCGGCGGCGTGACCGGCACGATAGCCGCGATCACCGGCGCCGTGCTGCAGGTCCAGGGCAGCGACTCCCAGACGGCGGTCACCTACTCGGCCGACACGGCCATCACGCAGACCCTGGCGGCGGCGCTCGCCCAGGTCTCCGTCGGCTCGTGCGTCGTCGCGATCTCGGCCTCCGCCGACGATGCGGCCGACGACGCCGCGGTCGCGGCCGCGGCGACGAGCATCGCGATCTCGGCGCCCGTCGACGGCGAGTGCGCCGCCGGGGCGGGGTTCGGCGGGGGGATGGCCAGCGGCGAGATGCCCAGCGGCGAGATGCCGACGGACATGCCGACCGACATGCCCGCGGACATGCCTACTGATATGCCGACGGACATGCCGAGCGGGATGGGCGGCTTCGGCCAGTTCACCACCGGGCTGGTCACGGCCGTCGACGCCAGCACGATCACCGTCCAGGTGACTGCGCAGGACGACACGACCTCGAGCGCGACGGTGACGGTCGACGCCGCGACCGCGTACACGACCACCGCGGCGGCTGACGCCTCGGCCATCGCCGTCGGCCTGTGCGCCGTCGCCCAGGGCGAGAGTGACGACAGCGGCCAGCTGACCGCGACGTCGCTGGTGCTCTCCACGGCGGGCGACGACGGGTGCTCGACTGGCTTCGGTGGCATGGGTGGCGCCCGGTCCGGAAGCGCGCCGAGCAATGACTGA